Proteins from a genomic interval of Trichoderma breve strain T069 chromosome 2, whole genome shotgun sequence:
- a CDS encoding alpha amylase, catalytic domain-containing protein, protein MASDKSWWKDAIGYQIWPASFFDSNNDGMGDLPGVISKLDHLKDLGVDLIWLSPVYDSPQADMGYDVRDYESIWDKFGTLKDMDMLIVEAKSRGMKLIMDLVVNHTSDEHAWFQESKKSRTNPKSDWYIWRDPKTDAQGQRRPPNNWRAAFGGSVWTYVAERDQYYLHLCLEKQPDLNWTNPETRAAIYSTAVDFWLRRGVDGFRMDSVVAFWKDPRFPDSEITKPDQEFQPMEGKYIMNGAPVHDWLKELRARIEEDHGKDVVLIGELPATGTDEIVRYIDPSAKELNMILDFDHFMAGNDWHADLSERTRPALPLLKDAIIKQQDFMQSGWTSAFTENHDNPRSVDRFGPGDGEYRNAASKMLAMFLCTLSGTIFLYQGQEIGMTNIDASWTRADIRDAAGLDYLDETERKFPHNVAKQEAALEGLRRLGRDNGRTPVQWSAAPYAGFSGVQPWIRVIDNYKAINVTHQEDDPDGVLFFWRRMIKIRRDYRNQLIRGRFQTGVDPADEILLVVLNFGDENADVFVPGDVNESSMRLLLSTSSEHPLDTEHDRRLHPWEGRLYSCQRKGTDVNSS, encoded by the exons ATGGCCAGCGACAAGTCCTGGTGGAAGGATGCCATTGGGTACCAAatttggccagcttctttCTTCGACTCAAACAACGATGGCATGGGAGATCTACCAGGAGTCATCAGCAAGCTCGACCATCTCAAAGACTTGGGTGTAGACTTGATATGGCTGTCACCTGTGTACGACTCACCACAGGCGGATATG GGCTATGATGTTCGAGACTATGAATCTATTTGGGACAAGTTTGGGACATTGAAAGACATGGACATGCTCATAGTAGAGGCAAAGTCTCGTGGCATGAAGCTCATCATGGACTTGGTCGTGAACCATACGAGTGATGAGCATGCATGGTTTCAGGAGAGCAAGAAGTCGAGAACGAACCCAAAATCTGACTGGTACATCTGGCGTGATCCCAAAACTGATGCTCAAGGCCAGAGGAGGCCGCCAAACAACTGGCGCGCCGCATTCGGGGGCAGTGTGTGGACTTATGTCGCGGAAAGAGATCAGTATTATTTACACCTCTGCCTTGAGAAACAGCCAGATCTCAACTGGACAAACCCGGAAACAAGGGCCGCAATATATAGCACAGCAGTTGATTTCTGGTTGCGGCGTGGTGTAGATGGATTCCGTATGGACAGCGTCGTCGCTTTCTGGAAAGACCCTCGTTTCCCCGACTCTGAGATTACAAAACCAGATCAAGAGTTTCAACCCATGGAAGGCAAGTACATCATGAACGGAGCTCCCGTACATGACTGGTTGAAAGAGTTACGAGCTCGCATCGAGGAAGACCATGGGAAGGATGTCGTCCTGATCGGAGAATTACCCGCCACTGGGACTGACGAGATTGTGCGCTACATCGACCCATCTGCGAAAGAGCTGAACATGATTCTCGACTTTGACCACTTCATGGCCGGCAACGATTGGCATGCTGATCTATCTGAGCGCACACGGCCAGCGCTACCGCTGCTcaaagatgccatcatcaaacagCAAGACTTTATGCAATCTGGCTGGACCAGTGCATTCACCGAGAACCACGACAATCCTCGAAGTGTTGATCGCTTCGGCCCCGGCGACGGCGAGTATCGTAACGCTGCATCCAAGATGCTGGCCATGTTCTTGTGTACTCTTTCGGGGACAATCTTTCTGTATCAGGGCCAAGAGATCGGCATGACCAACATTGATGCATCGTGGACACGAGCAGATATCAGAGACGCCGCTGGCCTGGACTACCTCGACGAGACTGAACGAAAGTTTCCGCACAATGTGGCCAAGCAAGAGGCTGCGCTAGAAGGCCTGCGCCGCCTTGGGAGGGATAATGGTAGGACGCCGGTACAGTGGTCGGCTGCTCCGTATGCTGGCTTTAGTGGCGTTCAGCCATGGATCAGAGTCATTGACAATTACAAGGCGATCAACGTAACCCATCAGGAGGATGACCCTGACGGTGTACTGTTTTTCTGGAGGCGCATGATCAAGATCAGACGCGACTATAGAAATCAGCTCATCCGTGGCCGATTCCAG ACTGGTGTCGATCCAGCCGACGAGATCCTTTTGGTGGTTTTGAATTTCGGGGATGAGAATGCTGATGTGTTTGTTCCTGGTGACGTGAATGAAAGCAGCATGCGACTCCTGCTGTCGACTTCATCAGAGCACCCCCTGGACACCGAGCACGACCGGCGACTTCATCCGTGGGAAGGAAGGCTGTACAGTTGCCAAAGGAAAGGAACCGATGTGAACTCTTCTTAG
- a CDS encoding cytochrome p450 domain-containing protein, with protein sequence MATMSDAWVGLPWAVQLIATCFVLIATVLITTYLNSLSHSWPAAAGKGHEPPIAPYWLPGIQHLAAFLRNPARIFRTTQAKYKDSPFTLLMGGVKFHVFGSPSTAIHVFARSRTFAYEPVTMSMLENGLNLPVADRVHFQIGLDRANSKENEKGFVLQNHNVWLRYLSGEPLDDLMQLFTREFHQVLEQYVDMKTRGRQTVDLYEVLRKVIFDTSVVTFFGPHLAQIWGPTMWKDFCLFNDATYIGVRTNLAYVLQPRAGRARERMLRAFEEWLTHQSEGDWPDKDKYWNEEWGAKMNWERDGLARQFGLSLRGRATMQASFLFAIVLNAAPMSSWFTWVAASNPDRLAKCRAESLKFLRPSKSSRFDHELEIDAAQLRSNSFMQTLWKEALRIGTAASPARVVMEDTELEGYVVRKGSVVLMPTALLHHSDLFPRSDQVDTERWTGEDAMVQQRSKSIRTFGGGMGMCSGRHAAEQELIGLVSKLITLFDIEFEDSWKNKFHFDPRSLGIMHPAGPVMVRLKRREL encoded by the coding sequence atggccaccaTGAGCGACGCCTGGGTTGGCCTGCCATGGGCAGTGCAATTGATCGCGACCTGCTTTGTCCTGATTGCAACTGTGTTGATCACGACTTACCTCAATTCGCTCTCCCATTCATGGCCAGCGGCGGCAGGAAAAGGCCATGAGCCTCCAATAGCGCCGTACTGGCTTCCAGGAATCCAGCATCTGGCAGCCTTCCTTCGCAATCCTGCCCGCATTTTCCGCACGACCCAAGCGAAATACAAAGATTCGCCTTTCACATTGCTCATGGGGGGCGTAAAGTTCCACGTTTTTGGTTCTCCATCTACCGCGATCCATGTCTTTGCACGCTCGCGCACGTTTGCGTACGAACCGGTGACCATGAGCATGCTGGAGAATGGACTGAATCTGCCCGTGGCCGACCGAGTTCACTTCCAAATCGGTCTGGATCGAGCAAACAGTAAAGAGAATGAGAAGGGGTTCGTGTTGCAAAACCATAATGTCTGGTTGCGATACTTGTCCGGCGAGCCGTTGGACGACCTGATGCAGCTATTTACACGCGAATTCCACCAAGTCCTGGAGCAATACGTGGATATGAAGACAAGAGGCCGGCAGACAGTCGATCTCTACGAAGTCCTGCGCAAAGTCATCTTCGACACCTCTGTCGTGACGTTCTTCGGTCCCCATCTTGCTCAGATATGGGGTCCTACCATGTGGAAGGATTTCTGCCTGTTCAACGATGCCACCTATATTGGTGTCAGGACAAATTTGGCATATGTCTTGCAGCCGCGGGCGGGCCGCGCGCGGGAGAGAATGCTACGCGCCTTTGAAGAGTGGTTAACGCACCAGTCAGAGGGAGACTGGCCGGACAAGGACAAATATTGGAACGAGGAATGGGGCGCAAAAATGAATTGGGAACGTGACGGTCTGGCGCGACAATTCGGCCTCTCCCTCCGTGGACGGGCGACCATGCAGGCGAGCTTCCTGTTTGCAATCGTTCTGAACGCCGCGCCGATGAGTTCCTGGTTTACGTGGGTGGCGGCGAGTAATCCAGATCGCCTGGCAAAGTGTCGAGCCGAGTCGCTTAAGTTCTTGCGACCGAGCAAATCAAGCCGCTTCGATCACGAACTGGAAATCGACGCCGCGCAATTGAGAAGCAACAGCTTCATGCAGACGTTGTGGAAGGAAGCGTTACGCATAGGCACGGCAGCCTCGCCAGCACGTGTAGTCATGGAAGACACAGAGCTGGAAGGGTACGTCGTAAGGAAGGGCAGTGTGGTCCTCATGCCCACTGCGTTGCTCCACCATAGCGACTTGTTCCCGAGATCGGACCAGGTTGACACGGAAAGGTGGACAGGCGAGGATGCCATGGTCCAACAGCGGAGTAAAAGTATTCGCACATTTGGTGGAGGTATGGGCATGTGTTCTGGACGGCATGCGGCCGAGCAGGAGCTTATCGGTCTGGTCTCGAAGCTTATTACGCTGTTTGATATCGAGTTTGAAGACTCGTGGAAGAACAAGTTCCACTTCGACCCAAGAAGTCTCGGAATTATGCATCCTGCAGGTCCTGTAATGGTACGCCTGAAGCGGAGAGAATTATAA
- a CDS encoding serine hydrolase (FSH1) domain-containing protein yields the protein MKILCLHGRGSNNEIFRAQTAAFRSDLDDFEWTFVQGTVRHTEGNWSLYTAQFSHLPLYTYYNPFDPASILQTHDDLAKIIAEEGPFDGVLGYSGGAALAAEILAQATYDDPFAMERPFRFAVFINGASPLRCFPMKDAQIMEDVEVDAAPMTKQAEDMFLRPSALRKKDGVSDQDQVDHAKLLSLLKELKGKKLVDGTTFLSNGTYGLCRWEPPADGAPLIDVPTLHIRSTESDEENPHEGLHLLRLCDPDQAREFHHPSGHDFPRGRKEMKQIARMIREVAEATTSL from the coding sequence ATGAAGATCCTCTGCCTTCACGGGAGAGGCTCCAACAACGAGATCTTTCGGGCGCAGACGGCAGCCTTCCGTTCAGATCTCGACGACTTTGAGTGGACCTTTGTGCAAGGGACGGTTCGACATACCGAAGGCAATTGGTCCCTGTACACAGCACAATTCTCGCATCTTCCACTTTACACATACTACAACCCTTTTGATCCTGCTTCTATCTTGCAGACTCATGACGACCTTGCAAAGATTATAGCCGAAGAGGGCCCATTCGATGGTGTTCTGGGCTATTCAGGCGGTGCCGCGTTAGCGGCAGAGATCTTGGCTCAGGCAACCTATGATGATCCCTTTGCTATGGAACGACCGTTTCGATTTGCTGTCTTCATCAACGGAGCATCTCCCCTGCGCTGTTTCCCTATGAAGGACGCCCAAATCATGGAGGATGTCGAAGTAGATGCCGCCCCCATGACCAAGCAGGCAGAGGATATGTTTCTTCGTCCGAGTGCGCTGCGAAAGAAGGACGGAGTCAGCGATCAGGACCAGGTCGACCATGCAAAACTACTGTCGTTGCTCAAGGAactcaagggcaagaaatTGGTCGATGGAACAACGTTTCTATCCAACGGCACTTATGGCCTTTGTAGATGGGAACCACCCGCAGACGGTGCGCCACTGATTGACGTGCCCACGCTGCACATCCGGAGCACCGAGAGCGACGAGGAAAATCCCCACGAGGGTCTCCATTTGCTACGACTCTGTGATCCCGACCAAGCACGCGAGTTCCATCATCCCAGTGGGCATGATTTCCCCAGAGGTCGTaaggaaatgaagcaaatTGCGAGAATGATTCGAGAGGTCGCTGAAGCTACAACAAGTCTATGA
- a CDS encoding collagen triple helix repeat (20 copies) domain-containing protein has protein sequence MRLPAKYSTLLPLLKVTDLESPGLDGSFESAGVGAPPRTNDQPQFLLQLDELRPTRLTPSYLFPKGTSTECQFATFFSLVGDRLFADGEIVATNEGTTHQPLLETPSIRAIDHGFSLEEGLLQWRHPSFASGKASFCLSVSNTVLAVFNESSTPTDCVPANLVNVPFMDDDTRSAQQAAGSVSNTDSFAGSKWLDTRPDITNPGYGRASVGSYGGASAGSYGGASVGSYSRPSVGSYDKPSVGSYGGASAGLYGGASVGSYGRPSVGTEQLSPLAPIDRTSYNYATGRPGSTTPPSSAGYGAIYKYHGAASSPIGPSGPAGPSGPAGPLAPIGRAGWNYNTPLPGSTTPPSSVGYGGSYKYHDAASSPIVPNYNTRRPGFTTSSSSVGYESSHEHHDAASSFIGPPGPAGPRGSDGRDGRDGNNGKDGHNGWDGRDGDNGRDGDNGRDGNDGEDGNDGRDGRDGRDGRDGIQGPPGPPGPAGLPGMNGLNGAPGPMGPQGLQGLQGLQGLQGPAGTDGATGPAGATGPQGLQGLQGIPGLQGPAGADGAPGPAGADGADGADGAPGPAGATGPQGLQGLQGIPGPAGADGADGATGPQGLPGPPGAQGLPGAPGPQGLQGLSGPAGPEGAAGPAGAAGPAGATGATGPAGADGADGANGAAGPQGLPGPPGAQGVPGAQGPQGLQGLQGLQGLSGPAGPEGAAGPAGATGPAGAIGPQGFQGPAGPEGAAGPAGAAGPAGAAGPEGATGPAGAIGPQGLPGPPGAQGTQGIPGADGATGPAGPAGAAGPAGATGPQGLQGPAGADGATGPAGPAGAAGPAGLPGAQGPQGLQGPPGDTGPAGAAGPQGDAGPQGPIGPQGPEGPPGPGTAGFTNQYGYLGCYIADNDGNYGLTPYASQQVLTTSIDDCANICYTLPTGPTLYFTLGTDTATGNSICTCGDVLVAYNYPNTGLDFQCNTRCNFPDGPTTEQYCGGTYSGIPTVSLFGAI, from the exons ATGCGTTTACCAGCCAAGTACTCGACGCTGTTGCCTCTGCTGAAGGTTACTGACTTAGAGTCTCCTGGCCTTGATGGGAGTTTTGAGTCAGCGGGCGTTGG AGCTCCGCCCAGGACCAACGACCAGCCTCAGTTCCTCCTCCAGTTAGACGAACTAAGGCCTACAAGACTAACGCCTTCCTATTTATTCCCAAAGGGGACTTCTACAGAATGTCAGTTTGCGACATTCTTCTCGCTGGTTGGCGACCGGCTGTTCGCAGACGGAGAGATAGTCGCGACCAACGAGGGTACGACACACCAGCCGCTCCTCGAGACACCGAGCATCAGAGCCATCGACCATGGGTTCTCGCTCGAAGAAGGCCTTCTTCAGTGGCGGCATCCGAGCTTTGCCAGCGGAAAAGCCAGCTTTTGCTTATCAGTGTCGAATACGGTCCTAGCTGTGTTCAACGAATCAAGCACTCCAACTGACTGTGTGCCGGCGAACCTTGTCAATGTGCCAT TCATGGATGACGATACTAGGTCTGCTCAACAAGCTGCAGGAAGCGTAAGTAATACGGACAGCTTTGCCGGGTCGAAATGGCTGGATACCAGACCAGATATCACCAACCCTGGTTATGGCAGAGCTTCTGTTGGATCGTATGGCGGAGCTTCCGCTGGATCATATGGCGGAGCTTCCGTTGGGTCATATAGCAGACCTTCCGTTGGATCATACGACAAACCTTCCGTTGGATCGTATGGCGGAGCTTCCGCTGGATTATATGGCGGAGCTTCCGTTGGGTCATATGGCAGACCTTCCGTTGGGACAGAGCAGTTGAGTCCTCTGGCTCCTATTGATCGGACCAGCTACAACTACGCTACCGGACGACCGGGTTCCACAACACCCCCGAGCTCCGCTGGCTACGGGGCAATCTACAAATATCATGGTGCTGCTTCAAGTCCTATAGGGCCCTCAGGTCCGGCAGGGCCCTCAGGTCCGGCAGGGCCTCTGGCTCCTATTGGTCGGGCCGGCTGGAACTACAACACCCCACTGCCGGGTTCTACAACACCCCCGAGCTCCGTTGGCTACGGAGGTAGCTACAAATATCATGATGCCGCTTCAAGTCCGATAGTGCCCAACTACAATACTCGACGGCCGGGTTTCACAACATCCTCGAGCTCCGTTGGCTACGAGAGTAGCCACGAACATCACGATGCTGCTTCGAGTTTTATAGGGCCCCCAGGTCCAGCAGGGCCCCGTGGATCTGATGGCAGGGATGGGAGGGATGGCAACAATGGGAAAGATGGTCATAATGGTTGGGATGGGAGGGATGGCGACAATGGGAGAGATGGTGACAATGGGAGGGATGGCAatgatggggaagatggTAATGATGGGAGAGATGGAAGGGATGGAAGGGATGGCAGGGATGGTATCCAGGGTCCTCCAGGGCCACCTGGTCCAGCCGGCCTCCCAGGTATGAATGGGTTGAATGGTGCACCTGGGCCAATGGGTCCgcaaggtcttcaaggtcttcaaggtcttcaaggtcttcaaggCCCCGCCGGTACCGATGGTGCTACTGGTCCTGCAGGTGCCACTGGCCCTCAGGGTcttcaaggtcttcaaggtATACCAGGTCTTCAAGGTCCTGCTGGTGCCGATGGTGCTCCTggtcctgccggtgctgatggtgctgatggtgctgatggtgctcCTGGTCCTGCAGGTGCCACTGGTcctcaaggtcttcaaggtcttcaaggtATACCAggtcctgccggtgctgACGGTGCCGACGGTGCCACCGGGCCTCAAGGTTTACCGGGTCCCCCGGGTGCTCAGGGCCTACCGGGCGCTCCGGGTCCgcaaggtcttcaaggtctATCGGGTCCCGCCGGTCCCgaaggtgctgctggtcctgccgGAGCCGCTGGTCCTGCTGGTGCCACTGGTGCCACTGGTCCTGCTGGTGCCGACGGTGCCGACGGTGCCAACGGTGCTGCCGGACCTCAAGGTCTACCAGGTCCCCCGGGTGCTCAGGGCGTACCGGGTGCTCAGGGTCCACAAGGTCTTCAGGGTcttcaaggtcttcaaggtctATCGGGTCCTGCCGGTCCCgaaggtgctgctggtcctgccgGTGCTACTGGTCCTGCAGGTGCCATTGGTCCTCAAGGTTTCCAAGGTCCCGCCGGTCCTgaaggtgctgctggtcctgccgGAGCCGCTGGACCTGCTGGTGCCGCTGGTCCCGAAGGTGCTACCGGGCCAGCAGGAGCCATTGGTCCTCAAGGTCTACCAGGCCCCCCGGGTGCTCAAGGAACTCAGGGTATACCAGGTGCCGATGGTGCTACTGGTCCTGCAGGTCCcgccggtgctgctggtcctgcagGTGCCACTGGTCCccaaggtcttcaaggtcCTGCCGGTGCCGATGGTGCTACTGGCCCTGCAGGTCCTGCAGGTGCCGCTGGTCCTGCAGGTCTACCGGGTGCTCAGGGTCCgcaaggtcttcaaggtcCTCCAGGTGATACTGGACCAGCAGGAGCCGCTGGCCCTCAAGGTGATGCTGGACCTCAAGGTCCTATCGGTCCTCAAGGTCCTGAAGGCCCCCCTGGCCCCGGGACAGCGGGTTTCACGAACCAGTACGGATACCTCGGCTGCTACATCGCGGATAACGATGGCAACTACGGCCTAACTCCATACGCTTCACAGCAGGTTCTCACAACCTCGATTGACGACTGTGCCAATATCTGCTATACTTTGCCGACGGGCCCAACACTATACTTCACTCTGGGAACCGACACGGCTACAGGCAACTCCATCTGCACTTGTGGTGATGTCCTTGTTGCCTATAACTATCCAAATACCGGGCTCGATTTCCAATGCAATACACGATGCAACTTCCCAGACGGTCCGACAACAGAACAATACTGCGGCGGAACGTATTCTGGGATTCCTactgtttctctttttggtgCTATATAA